In the genome of Triticum urartu cultivar G1812 chromosome 5, Tu2.1, whole genome shotgun sequence, one region contains:
- the LOC125506909 gene encoding receptor protein-tyrosine kinase CEPR1 — protein sequence MVTTLCSVALLLVVVALLSATGDGVAALDAQAAYLSRLKQELAGPAMARWDFSSATPVDYCRFQGVVCGGSNVTGIDLTSWRLTGRLPPGICAALPALRDLLLAYNEIRGGFPAGLLNCSSLETLNLSFASVSGALPDLSPMRALRALDLSDNLFSGAFPAASIANMTSLEVINFNENPGFDVWRPPEALTRLRRLRVLILSTTSMRGGVPAWLGNMTSLTFLELSGNSLTGRIPASLGRLANLEFLELYYNDLEGAIPDELGNLTRLADVDLSENHLDGAIPDSLCALPRLRVLQLYTNFLAGPIPAVLGNSTQLEILSVYKNQLTGELPADLGRYSDFDVLEVSENQLTGPLPPYACANGKLQYILVLSNLLTGTIPAAYADCLPLLRFRVSSNHLEGDVPPGIFALPHASIVDLSYNHFTGSVPPSIAGAKNLTSLFASANRLSGMLPPEIADVWGLVKIDLSNNLIAGPIPAAMGRLVRLNQLSLQGNRLNGPIPETLADLRSLNVLNLSENALSGQIPEALCALLPNSLDFAGNNLSGPVPPAMIKEGLLESVAGNPGLCVAFRLNLSDTALPLCQKGGEKRGFAGSSWIVGVCCVVCVVAMLALARRWVTRRRELKDGEQDGTSSPGSRGGGLSSYDVTSFHKLNFDQHEIVEALIDKNIVGHGGSGTVYKIELSSGELVAVKKLWVSSSKTKQQRQKQHQHRGHGHGHGYGHGRGYGGGEEDDSRELRTEVETLGSIRHKNIVKLYCCYSGADCNLLVYEYMPNGNLWDALHGGAGGGWGGFGFLDWPTRRRVAIGVAQGLAYLHHDLLFTIVHRDVKSSNILLDADFEPKVADFGIAKVLQATRGGGVGGDTSSTTTIAGTYGYLAPEYAYSSKATTKCDVYSFGVVLMELATGKKPIEPEFGETRDIVQWVTGKVAAAAEAEALDKRLAWSPFKDEMVQALRVAVRCTCSIPGLRPTMADVVQMLAESGPPPGSRSAKDYPGQKPKPAEAK from the coding sequence ATGGTGACCACGCTTTGCTCGGTGGCCTTGCTGCTCGTCGTCGTCGCTCTCCTGTCGGCGACAGGCGATGGTGTGGCGGCATTGGACGCCCAGGCCGCGTACCTGTCCCGGCTGAAGCAGGAGCTCGCCGGCCCGGCCATGGCGCGCTGGGACTTCTCGTCGGCCACGCCGGTCGACTACTGCCGGTTCCAGGGCGTGGTTTGTGGCGGCAGCAACGTCACGGGCATCGACCTCACGTCGTGGCGGCTCACCGGCAGGCTCCCGCCCGGCATCTGCGCCGCGCTGCCGGCGCTCCGGGACCTGCTGCTCGCCTACAACGAAATCCGCGGCGGCTTCCCGGCGGGCCTCCTCAACTGCTCCTCCCTCGAGACGCTCAACCTCAGCTTCGCCAGCGTGTCGGGCGCGCTGCCGGACCTGTCCCCGATGCGGGCGCTGCGGGCGCTCGACCTCTCCGACAACCTCTTCTCCGGCGCGTTCCCGGCGGCGTCCATCGCCAACATGACCTCGCTGGAGGTGATCAACTTCAACGAGAACCCCGGCTTCGACGTCTGGCGCCCGCCGGAGGCGCTCACGCGGCTGCGGCGCCTCCGCGTGCTCATCCTGTCCACCACGTCCATGCGCGGCGGCGTGCCGGCGTGGCTCGGCAACATGACGTCCCTCACCTTCCTGGAGCTCAGCGGCAACTCCCTCACCGGCCGCATCCCGGCGTCGCTCGGCCGCCTCGCCAACCTCGAGTTCCTCGAGCTCTACTACAACGACCTGGAGGGCGCCATCCCCGACGAGCTCGGCAACCTCACGCGCCTCGCCGACGTCGACTTATCCGAGAACCACCTCGACGGCGCCATACCGGACTCGCTCTGCGCGCTGCCGCGCCTCCGCGTGCTGCAGCTCTACACCAACTTCCTCGCCGGGCCCATCCCGGCCGTGCTGGGCAACTCCACGCAGCTCGAGATCCTCTCCGTGTACAAGAACCAGCTCACCGGCGAGCTCCCCGCCGACCTCGGCCGCTACTCCGACTTCGACGTGCTGGAGGTCTCCGAGAACCAGCTCACGGGCCCGCTGCCGCCGTACGCCTGCGCCAACGGTAAGCTCCAGTACATCCTTGTCCTCAGCAACCTGCTCACCGGCACCATCCCGGCGGCCTACGCCGACTGCCTGCCGCTCCTCCGGTTCCGCGTGAGCAGCAACCACCTGGAGGGCGACGTGCCGCCGGGCATCTTCGCGCTGCCGCATGCCTCCATCGTGGACCTCTCCTACAACCATTTCACCGGCTCGGTGCCCCCGTCCATCGCCGGCGCCAAGAACCTCACCTCGCTGTTCGCGTCCGCCAACCGGCTGTCCGGCATGCTCCCGCCGGAGATCGCCGACGTCTGGGGCCTCGTGAAGATCGACCTGAGCAACAACCTCATCGCCGGCCCGATCCCGGCGGCGATGGGGAGGCTGGTCCGGCTGAACCAGCTGTCCCTGCAGGGCAACCGCCTGAACGGCCCCATCCCGGAGACGCTCGCCGACCTGAGGAGCCTCAACGTGCTGAACCTGTCGGAGAACGCGCTGTCGGGGCAGATACCGGAGGCGCTGTGCGCGCTGCTGCCCAACTCGCTGGACTTCGCCGGCAACAACCTGTCGGGGCCGGTGCCGCCGGCGATGATCAAGGAAGGGCTGCTGGAGAGCGTGGCCGGCAACCCGGGGCTGTGCGTGGCGTTCCGGCTCAACCTGAGCGACACGGCGCTGCCGCTGTGCCAGAAGGGCGGGGAGAAGCGGGGATTCGCCGGGAGCTCGTGGATCGTCGGGGTGTGCTGCGTGGTGTGCGTGGTGGCAATGCTGGCGCTGGCGCGCCGGTGGGTGACGCGGCGGCGGGAGTTGAAGGACGGCGAGCAGGACGGGACGTCGTCGCCGGGGTCGAGGGGCGGCGGGCTGTCGTCGTACGACGTGACGAGCTTCCACAAGCTAAACTTCGACCAGCACGAGATCGTGGAGGCGCTGATCGACAAGAACATCGTCGGGCACGGCGGCTCCGGCACGGTGTACAAGATCGAGCTGAGCAGCGGCGAGCTGGTGGCGGTGAAGAAGCTGTGGGTGTCCTCCTCCAAGACCAAGCAGCAGCGGCAGAAGCAGCATCAGCATCGCGGCCATGGGCATGGGCATGGGTATGGGCACGGCCGAGGCtacggcggcggcgaggaggacgACAGCCGCGAGCTGCGGACGGAGGTGGAGACGCTGGGCAGCATCCGGCACAAGAACATCGTGAAGCTGTACTGCTGCTACTCGGGCGCCGACTGCAACCTGCTGGTGTACGAGTACATGCCCAACGGCAACCTGTGGGACGCGCTGCACGGCGGCGCCGGCGGTGGGTGGGGCGGCTTCGGGTTCCTCGACTGGCCGACGCGCCGCCGCGTGGCCATCGGCGTGGCCCAGGGCCTGGCGTACCTCCACCACGACCTCCTGTTCACCATCGTCCACCGCGACGTCAAGTCGTCCAACATCCTGCTCGACGCCGACTTCGAGCCCAAGGTGGCCGACTTCGGCATCGCCAAGGTGCTCCAGGCCAcccgcggcggcggcgtcggcggcgacaCCTCGTCCACCACCACCATCGCCGGCACGTACGGGTACCTGGCCCCGGAGTACGCCTACTCGTCCAAGGCGACGACCAAGTGCGACGTGTACAGCTTCGGGGTGGTGCTCATGGAGCTGGCCACGGGGAAGAAGCCGATCGAGCCGGAGTTCGGGGAGACGAGGGACATCGTGCAGTGGGTGACCGGCAAGGTGGCGgccgcggcggaggcggaggcgctGGACAAGCGCCTCGCGTGGAGCCCCTTCAAGGACGAGATGGTGCAGGCGCTGCGCGTGGCCGTCCGGTGCACCTGCAGCATCCCCGGCCTCCGCCCCACCATGGCCGACGTCGTCCAGATGCTCGCCGAGTCCggcccgccccccggcagccgcTCCGCCAAAGACTACCCCGGCCAGAAACCCAAACCAGCTGAGGCCAAGTGA